From one Caldibacillus debilis DSM 16016 genomic stretch:
- a CDS encoding hemolysin family protein, with protein sequence MNVNLDSSLSTLWIVLLLIIANGVFAMTEIAIVTSRKSRLEKMAEEGNAKAAIALKLAEHPNQLLSTIQIGITLIGIVTGAFSGAAIAGQLAKFIDRISYLQPYSKEISMFIVVALTTYLSLIIGELVPKRIGLTNPEKVALMVAKPMYYFAKIGRPLIWILSKSTEFVLKLIGVKQSNEPEITEEEIQQMIEKGVYSGVVDEIESEIVEQIFYTGDSRIGDILTPRTQLVWIDIEKPFEENLKKMISSSHSKFPVGRGSLDEFLGVIYIKDIFAKMAEKKPFKLEDCIQETLVLPEPMKVFQALEILKKSGRHEAIVIDEYGGIEGFITLHDFMESIVGEIPYYEDDSEPQIVERDEKSWLADGLVSLDTFKRYFDIEDLPEVRGGTPHTLGGYITMYIGDIPKLNQSIEIEGYRLEVVDMDHVRVDKVLITRIGPEEGKGDE encoded by the coding sequence GTGAATGTTAATTTGGACAGTTCCTTATCGACGCTATGGATTGTGCTCTTATTAATTATCGCCAACGGCGTTTTTGCGATGACGGAAATTGCCATCGTCACCTCGAGAAAATCCAGATTGGAAAAAATGGCGGAAGAAGGCAATGCGAAGGCCGCCATCGCCTTGAAATTGGCCGAACACCCCAACCAATTGCTTTCCACGATCCAAATCGGCATCACCCTCATCGGCATCGTGACGGGTGCCTTCAGCGGCGCCGCCATCGCCGGCCAATTGGCGAAATTCATTGACCGGATTTCCTATTTGCAGCCGTACAGCAAGGAAATCAGCATGTTCATCGTCGTGGCCCTCACCACTTACCTTTCCCTGATCATCGGGGAACTGGTGCCGAAACGGATCGGTTTGACGAATCCGGAAAAGGTCGCTTTGATGGTGGCCAAACCGATGTATTATTTCGCGAAAATCGGCAGACCCCTCATTTGGATTTTGAGCAAATCGACGGAATTCGTCCTCAAGTTGATCGGGGTCAAACAGTCGAACGAACCGGAAATCACGGAAGAGGAAATCCAGCAGATGATCGAAAAGGGCGTTTACAGCGGGGTTGTGGATGAAATCGAATCGGAGATTGTGGAACAGATTTTTTACACCGGCGATTCCCGGATCGGGGATATCCTGACCCCGCGGACCCAGCTCGTCTGGATCGACATTGAGAAGCCCTTTGAGGAAAACTTGAAGAAAATGATCTCCAGTTCCCATTCCAAGTTTCCCGTCGGGCGAGGAAGCCTGGATGAATTTTTGGGGGTCATTTACATTAAGGATATTTTTGCCAAAATGGCCGAAAAAAAACCTTTCAAACTGGAAGATTGCATTCAGGAAACCCTCGTCCTTCCGGAGCCGATGAAGGTGTTTCAAGCCCTGGAAATTTTAAAGAAATCCGGAAGGCATGAAGCGATCGTCATCGACGAATACGGCGGCATCGAAGGGTTCATCACCTTGCACGATTTCATGGAAAGCATCGTCGGGGAAATCCCCTATTACGAGGATGATTCGGAACCGCAGATCGTGGAACGGGATGAAAAGAGCTGGCTGGCCGACGGCCTCGTTTCCCTGGACACCTTTAAGCGGTACTTCGATATCGAAGATCTGCCCGAAGTGCGGGGCGGAACGCCCCATACCCTGGGCGGATACATCACCATGTATATCGGGGACATCCCGAAGCTCAACCAGTCGATCGAAATCGAAGGCTATCGCTTGGAAGTCGTCGATATGGATCATGTTCGCGTCGATAAAGTGTTGATCACCCGGATCGGACCGGAAGAGGGGAAAGGGGACGAATGA
- a CDS encoding SE1832 family protein, protein MTKKEILQKIEELKSDYIRIQGDIEKLENTGNRIEAAEKHLSRIEEELKRLRALLAQYEWPESSGN, encoded by the coding sequence ATGACGAAGAAGGAAATTTTGCAAAAGATCGAGGAATTGAAGAGCGATTACATCCGCATCCAAGGGGATATCGAAAAGCTGGAAAATACCGGGAACCGGATCGAGGCGGCAGAAAAACATCTGTCCCGGATTGAAGAAGAGCTCAAGCGGCTCCGGGCATTGCTTGCCCAATACGAATGGCCGGAATCGTCGGGGAATTGA
- a CDS encoding glycine C-acetyltransferase produces the protein MSAVLEQFLNENLQELKEKGLYNEIDPLESPNGPVITIKGKTLINLSSNNYLGLATDERLKKVAMEAVAKYGVGAGAVRTINGTLDLHVKLEETIAKFKGTEAAIAYQSGFNCNMAAISAVMDKNDAILSDELNHASIIDGCRLSKATIIRFNHSDMDDLRKKAKEAKESGKYRKIMVITDGVFSMDGDIAKLPEIVEIAKEFDLIVYVDDAHGSGVTGKGAGTVKHFGLEKEVDFQIGTLSKAIGVVGGYVAGKKNLIDWLKVRSRPFLFSTAVTPADAAAAAKAIEILMESTELNDRLWENGRYLKQGLKDLGFDIGHSETPITPCIIGDEKLTQLFSKRLYEEGVYAKAIVYPTVPRGTGRVRNMPTAAHTKEMLDQALSVYEKVGKDLGIL, from the coding sequence ATGTCTGCCGTTTTGGAGCAATTTTTAAATGAAAATTTGCAGGAATTAAAAGAAAAGGGTCTGTACAATGAAATCGACCCGCTGGAAAGCCCGAACGGCCCCGTCATCACCATTAAGGGGAAAACGCTCATCAACCTTTCTTCCAACAACTATTTGGGCTTGGCCACGGATGAGCGCTTGAAGAAGGTTGCGATGGAAGCGGTTGCAAAATACGGCGTGGGTGCGGGGGCCGTGCGGACCATCAACGGCACCCTCGACCTTCACGTAAAATTGGAGGAAACGATCGCGAAATTTAAAGGGACGGAGGCGGCCATTGCCTACCAGTCCGGTTTTAACTGCAATATGGCCGCCATTTCCGCCGTCATGGACAAAAACGACGCCATCCTTTCCGACGAATTGAACCACGCCTCGATCATCGACGGCTGCCGTTTGTCGAAGGCGACGATCATCCGTTTCAATCATTCCGATATGGATGATCTGCGGAAAAAAGCGAAAGAGGCGAAGGAGTCCGGGAAATACAGAAAAATCATGGTGATCACCGACGGCGTCTTCTCCATGGACGGGGACATCGCCAAGCTCCCGGAGATTGTCGAGATTGCCAAAGAATTCGATTTGATCGTCTATGTGGATGACGCCCACGGCTCGGGGGTCACCGGCAAAGGAGCGGGGACGGTCAAACATTTCGGCCTGGAAAAGGAAGTGGATTTCCAAATCGGCACCCTGTCCAAGGCGATCGGGGTTGTCGGCGGCTACGTGGCGGGAAAGAAAAACCTCATCGATTGGCTGAAAGTCCGGTCGCGTCCCTTCCTGTTCTCGACGGCGGTGACGCCGGCGGATGCGGCGGCGGCGGCGAAGGCCATCGAGATTTTGATGGAAAGCACGGAGCTGAACGATCGCCTGTGGGAAAACGGCCGCTATTTAAAACAAGGGCTGAAAGATCTGGGCTTTGACATCGGACACAGCGAAACGCCGATCACCCCCTGCATCATCGGCGACGAAAAGCTGACGCAGCTTTTCAGCAAGCGGCTTTACGAAGAGGGGGTTTACGCCAAGGCGATCGTCTATCCGACCGTACCGAGAGGAACGGGCCGGGTCCGCAATATGCCGACGGCCGCCCATACGAAGGAGATGCTCGATCAGGCGCTGTCGGTCTACGAAAAAGTCGGCAAAGATCTGGGCATCCTTTGA
- a CDS encoding L-threonine 3-dehydrogenase, whose product MKKILVTGALGQIGTELVVELRKIYGEGNVVATDIRKTEHPAVEGGPFEIVDVLDGKRLAEVADRYRVDTIIHLAALLSATAENNPLLAWNINMNGLVNALEVARERGCQFFTPSSIGAFGPSTPKDHTPQDTIQRPTTMYGVNKVAGELLCDYYYHKFGLDTRGLRFPGLISHTAPPGGGTTDYAVEIYYEAVKHKKYTCYIAEGTYMDMMYMPDAIDAIIRLMEADGEKLVHRNAFNVSAMSVEPEDFAREIKKHIPEFKMDYQVDPLRQKIAESWPNSLDTSCAEEEWGFRPNYDLEAMTKDMLENIRKKLNKQGA is encoded by the coding sequence ATGAAGAAGATATTGGTCACCGGCGCCCTCGGCCAAATCGGCACGGAACTTGTCGTGGAACTGAGGAAAATTTACGGGGAAGGCAATGTGGTCGCCACCGATATCCGCAAGACCGAACATCCGGCGGTCGAAGGCGGACCCTTTGAAATCGTGGATGTATTGGACGGAAAACGATTGGCGGAAGTGGCCGACCGGTACCGGGTGGACACGATCATCCATTTGGCCGCCCTGCTTTCGGCGACGGCCGAAAACAATCCCCTGCTCGCCTGGAACATCAACATGAACGGTTTGGTCAACGCGCTGGAAGTGGCGAGGGAGAGGGGCTGCCAATTTTTCACCCCCAGTTCCATCGGGGCCTTCGGGCCGTCGACGCCGAAGGATCATACGCCCCAGGACACGATCCAGCGTCCGACGACGATGTACGGGGTCAATAAAGTGGCCGGGGAATTATTGTGCGACTATTATTACCATAAATTTGGCCTCGATACCCGGGGGCTCCGCTTTCCGGGGCTGATCTCCCACACCGCGCCCCCGGGCGGGGGGACGACCGATTATGCGGTGGAAATTTATTACGAAGCGGTGAAGCATAAAAAATACACATGCTATATCGCCGAAGGCACCTATATGGATATGATGTATATGCCGGATGCGATCGACGCCATCATCCGGCTGATGGAGGCGGACGGGGAAAAACTCGTCCACCGCAACGCCTTCAATGTGAGTGCGATGAGCGTGGAACCGGAAGACTTCGCGCGGGAAATCAAAAAGCACATCCCGGAATTCAAGATGGATTATCAGGTCGATCCGTTGCGGCAAAAGATCGCGGAAAGCTGGCCGAACTCCCTCGACACCTCCTGCGCGGAAGAAGAATGGGGATTCCGGCCGAACTACGATCTGGAGGCCATGACCAAAGATATGCTGGAAAATATCAGGAAAAAATTGAATAAACAAGGGGCATGA
- a CDS encoding GntR family transcriptional regulator: protein MILTLDYESDLPIYIQLRNKIIEGIASGRLKPGDPLPSVRALARDLGVNMHTVNKAYQLLKQEGFLSIHRQKGVVIHPDGFPPASERFLERLKEDLRPLVSESVCRGLSEEEFLSVCAKIFREIQKGGEPL, encoded by the coding sequence ATGATTCTGACCCTGGATTATGAATCGGATCTTCCGATCTATATCCAATTGAGGAACAAAATCATCGAAGGCATCGCATCCGGCCGGTTGAAGCCGGGGGATCCCCTCCCTTCGGTCCGCGCTTTGGCCCGGGACCTCGGCGTCAACATGCACACGGTAAACAAGGCGTACCAATTGCTGAAGCAGGAAGGATTTTTATCGATTCACCGGCAAAAGGGGGTCGTGATCCATCCCGACGGGTTCCCGCCGGCATCCGAACGGTTTCTCGAACGGCTGAAAGAAGATCTGCGGCCCCTTGTCAGCGAATCCGTGTGCAGGGGCCTAAGCGAAGAAGAATTTCTTTCCGTATGCGCCAAAATTTTCCGGGAGATTCAAAAAGGAGGAGAACCGCTATGA
- a CDS encoding DUF1648 domain-containing protein encodes MKWILSLFVFLPLVAITSVTPYITRRTESFGVSIPRSVYGSPELKAFRKQYAMITGCLGLLFFVPLLILKIPEEVFPLVFAGAVFGYLSAGFIVYYLYHKKMKRLKRSRNWKGERKEAVALDIRFHQRKRTVSYRWFLLPLAITGASFICTALFYDRIPDPVPMHYDMNGEVNRWAEKTPGSVSLLPLVSLFMTGLFMLVNWIIDQSKQQIDADDPEKSLEQNLIFRRRWSGFIIFSGTLLVLMFFLAQLSLIFSYGQKAVFLLMMTAVGLTLVGCLVLTILTGQGGSRIHGIGENDGGLINRDDDRFWKLGVFYYNPEDPALFLEKRFGSGWTINFARPAAWLLFLGVLLIPVIIAIFAG; translated from the coding sequence ATGAAATGGATCCTGTCGCTCTTCGTTTTTTTGCCGCTGGTCGCGATTACGTCGGTGACGCCCTATATTACGAGAAGGACGGAAAGTTTCGGCGTTTCCATTCCCCGATCGGTATACGGCAGCCCGGAACTGAAAGCCTTCCGCAAACAATACGCGATGATCACGGGTTGCCTCGGCCTTCTGTTTTTCGTTCCGCTTCTCATCCTAAAAATTCCCGAAGAGGTCTTCCCGCTCGTATTTGCGGGAGCAGTGTTCGGGTATTTGTCCGCCGGCTTTATCGTCTATTATCTTTATCATAAAAAAATGAAAAGGCTGAAACGGAGCCGGAATTGGAAGGGGGAACGGAAGGAGGCCGTCGCCCTGGACATCCGTTTCCATCAGCGGAAGCGCACCGTTTCTTACCGGTGGTTTCTCCTCCCCTTGGCGATCACCGGAGCTTCCTTTATCTGTACGGCCCTTTTCTACGACCGCATCCCGGACCCCGTCCCCATGCATTATGATATGAACGGCGAAGTGAACCGGTGGGCGGAAAAAACACCGGGGTCCGTCAGCCTTTTACCCTTGGTCTCGTTATTTATGACAGGGCTCTTCATGTTGGTCAATTGGATCATTGACCAAAGCAAACAGCAGATCGATGCGGACGATCCGGAAAAATCCTTGGAACAAAATCTCATTTTCCGGAGAAGATGGTCGGGATTTATCATCTTTTCGGGAACCCTTCTCGTTCTCATGTTTTTCCTGGCCCAGCTTTCCTTAATCTTTTCCTACGGGCAGAAGGCCGTTTTCCTGCTGATGATGACGGCCGTCGGCCTCACCCTCGTCGGCTGCCTTGTCCTTACGATCCTCACCGGCCAGGGTGGAAGCAGGATTCATGGGATCGGGGAAAATGACGGGGGATTGATCAACCGGGACGATGACCGCTTTTGGAAATTGGGCGTCTTTTACTACAATCCCGAAGACCCGGCCTTGTTTTTGGAAAAACGGTTCGGAAGCGGGTGGACGATCAATTTCGCAAGGCCCGCCGCCTGGCTGCTTTTCCTCGGCGTTTTGTTGATTCCGGTTATCATTGCGATTTTTGCAGGCTAA
- a CDS encoding YhfC family intramembrane metalloprotease: MKVVETSAIAAQLAGMVLGIGTPAALFIYFRKKYRISWKPFLLGLLTFFLFVQVLEAAFHGYFLYANEWTKEWLKNPWLYMLYGGLAAGIFEETGRLVMMKFALKSRRDWKDGLSFGLGHGGFEALWILGVNGVVLLSLSFFINSGSFDSLTDGQLKEALRPLRDQLVNGSPWLFLLAGLERIGAVLVHIGLSLVVLYAVKSGQLKFYWFAVLLHAIFDFPAALYQSGVIADIWLVEIFVAGVAVLSVAWIIKAKPLFERAEA, encoded by the coding sequence ATGAAAGTGGTCGAAACTTCCGCAATCGCCGCCCAGTTGGCGGGAATGGTTTTGGGGATCGGAACCCCGGCCGCCCTGTTCATCTATTTTCGAAAAAAATACCGGATTTCTTGGAAGCCGTTTCTTCTTGGGCTGCTTACCTTCTTTCTGTTCGTCCAAGTTTTGGAGGCCGCCTTTCACGGCTATTTTCTCTATGCGAACGAATGGACGAAAGAATGGCTGAAAAATCCTTGGTTGTATATGCTGTACGGCGGGCTTGCGGCGGGCATCTTCGAAGAGACGGGGCGGCTCGTGATGATGAAGTTCGCCTTGAAATCCCGCCGAGATTGGAAAGACGGCCTTTCCTTCGGGCTCGGCCACGGGGGCTTTGAAGCTTTATGGATCCTCGGCGTCAACGGGGTCGTTCTCCTTTCCCTTTCCTTTTTCATTAACAGCGGATCCTTCGACAGTCTGACGGACGGACAGTTGAAGGAGGCTTTGCGGCCCTTGCGGGACCAATTGGTGAACGGGTCGCCCTGGCTGTTTCTTCTTGCCGGCTTGGAGCGGATCGGGGCGGTCCTCGTGCACATCGGGCTCTCCCTCGTCGTGTTGTACGCGGTGAAATCCGGGCAGCTGAAATTTTATTGGTTCGCCGTGTTGCTTCACGCCATCTTCGATTTCCCCGCCGCCCTTTACCAATCGGGGGTCATTGCGGACATCTGGCTGGTTGAAATCTTTGTCGCCGGGGTTGCCGTCTTGTCCGTGGCTTGGATCATCAAGGCGAAACCTTTGTTTGAACGGGCGGAAGCTTAA
- a CDS encoding M42 family metallopeptidase → MAYTMNGKETMELIRELVRIPSPSGNTEKAIRFIEDYFKPLGVKMKRNNKGGLLVTLDGENGRKHRFLTAHVDTLGAMVKEIKSDGRLKLDLIGGFLWNAIEGEYCQIETADGKVYTGTILLHQQSVHVYKNAKDTERNQENMEVRIDEKVKSAEDVRKLGIEVGDFVSFDPRVQITESGFIKSRHLDDKASAAILMKLVETLVKNDIRLPYTTHFFFSNNEEIGYGGNSAIPEETVEYLAVDMGAIGDGQATDEYSVSICVKDATGPYHLGLRKSLVELAKQHGIDYRLDIYPHYGSDASAALFSGYDIVHGLVGPGVDASHAFERTHELAIENTQKLLFYYVQSPLAVE, encoded by the coding sequence ATGGCATATACGATGAACGGCAAAGAAACGATGGAGTTGATCCGGGAGCTCGTCCGCATTCCCAGCCCATCGGGGAACACGGAAAAAGCGATCCGATTCATTGAAGATTATTTCAAGCCCCTCGGCGTGAAAATGAAAAGGAATAACAAGGGCGGGCTCCTGGTTACCCTCGATGGGGAGAATGGGCGAAAGCACCGGTTTTTGACCGCCCACGTCGACACCCTGGGGGCGATGGTCAAAGAAATTAAAAGCGACGGGCGTCTGAAATTGGATTTGATCGGGGGATTCCTTTGGAACGCCATTGAAGGGGAGTACTGCCAGATCGAAACGGCGGACGGCAAAGTGTACACCGGAACCATCCTCCTTCATCAACAGTCGGTCCATGTCTATAAAAACGCGAAAGATACGGAAAGGAACCAGGAAAATATGGAAGTCCGGATCGATGAAAAAGTGAAGAGCGCCGAAGACGTACGGAAGCTGGGGATCGAAGTGGGCGATTTCGTTTCCTTTGACCCCCGGGTGCAAATCACCGAATCCGGCTTTATCAAGTCCCGCCATTTGGATGACAAAGCCAGCGCGGCGATCTTGATGAAACTCGTCGAAACGTTGGTGAAAAACGACATCCGTCTGCCTTATACGACCCACTTCTTTTTTTCCAACAACGAGGAAATCGGCTACGGCGGCAATTCCGCCATACCGGAAGAGACGGTGGAATATTTGGCCGTCGACATGGGGGCGATCGGGGACGGCCAGGCGACGGACGAATATTCCGTGTCCATCTGCGTCAAGGACGCCACGGGGCCCTATCATCTCGGGCTGCGGAAATCTCTCGTCGAATTGGCCAAACAGCACGGGATCGATTATCGCCTGGATATTTATCCCCATTACGGTTCCGACGCCTCCGCCGCCCTTTTCAGCGGGTACGATATCGTCCACGGCCTGGTGGGACCGGGCGTCGATGCGTCCCATGCCTTTGAACGGACCCATGAGCTGGCGATCGAAAATACGCAAAAACTTTTGTTTTATTATGTGCAATCGCCATTGGCCGTTGAATAG
- a CDS encoding thioredoxin family protein, translating to MQEITTAEQYEKIIQSDNKIAIKFYTTWCPDCKRLDMFIGDILPKFPHLTWYQMDRDKFPEIAEEQKVLGIPSILIFSKGEKLGHLHSANAKTPEEVEAFLQKF from the coding sequence ATGCAGGAAATCACCACCGCGGAACAATACGAAAAAATCATTCAAAGCGATAACAAAATCGCCATCAAATTTTACACCACCTGGTGTCCGGACTGCAAACGGCTGGACATGTTCATCGGCGATATTTTGCCCAAGTTCCCCCATCTCACCTGGTACCAGATGGACCGGGACAAATTCCCGGAAATCGCCGAAGAACAGAAGGTTTTGGGCATTCCGAGCATTTTGATCTTCTCCAAAGGGGAAAAACTGGGGCATCTGCACAGCGCCAACGCCAAAACCCCCGAGGAAGTGGAAGCATTCCTGCAAAAATTTTAA
- the bshB2 gene encoding bacillithiol biosynthesis deacetylase BshB2, with amino-acid sequence MFEQEKHVLVVFPHPDDEAFGVSGTIATYIRNGTPLTYACLTLGEMGRNLGNPPFATRESLPGIRKRELLEAAKQMGIRDLRMMGFRDKLLEFEEEKLTESIFSLIRELDPSLIITFYPGYSVHPDHEACGRSVVRAVKRLAGKKRPKLHCVAFSNDCEKELGKPDIIHDIRQVSDVKLKTIKAHRSQTFFFVQQLEEGIAKKDPEALKWLQYERFWSYQWEKDKVE; translated from the coding sequence ATGTTCGAACAGGAAAAACATGTTCTGGTTGTGTTCCCCCATCCCGACGACGAAGCCTTCGGCGTATCGGGGACGATCGCAACCTATATCCGAAACGGAACACCTCTCACTTACGCCTGTTTAACCTTGGGGGAAATGGGGAGAAATTTGGGAAATCCCCCCTTTGCCACGCGGGAATCCCTCCCGGGCATCCGGAAAAGGGAACTGCTTGAAGCCGCCAAGCAAATGGGCATCCGGGATTTGCGGATGATGGGATTCCGCGACAAATTGCTGGAATTCGAAGAGGAAAAGCTGACCGAGAGCATCTTTTCCCTGATCCGGGAACTGGATCCATCCTTGATCATCACCTTCTATCCCGGTTATTCCGTGCATCCCGACCACGAAGCTTGCGGAAGGTCGGTGGTGCGGGCCGTCAAGCGCCTTGCCGGGAAAAAACGGCCGAAGCTCCACTGCGTGGCCTTTTCCAACGATTGCGAAAAAGAATTGGGGAAACCGGACATCATTCACGACATCCGCCAAGTTTCCGACGTAAAACTGAAAACGATCAAGGCCCACCGTTCGCAAACCTTCTTCTTCGTGCAGCAGCTGGAGGAGGGAATCGCCAAAAAGGACCCGGAGGCGTTAAAATGGCTGCAATACGAGCGGTTCTGGAGCTACCAATGGGAGAAGGACAAGGTGGAATAA
- a CDS encoding YojF family protein has translation MKPIRKEKVQALIDRFAGKDLYIHLETTNGAYASHRDPSFLSAGAFIRNAAIRYEYGKIAGEGPYRVGLKMKDGWIYGEGLTHYELDERGRLLMAGHDDKGRLAVALELSPEPFEI, from the coding sequence GTGAAACCCATTCGCAAAGAGAAGGTGCAGGCTTTGATCGACCGCTTTGCCGGCAAAGACCTGTACATCCATCTGGAAACCACCAACGGCGCATACGCCTCCCACCGCGATCCTTCCTTCCTTTCCGCCGGGGCTTTTATCCGAAACGCGGCCATCCGCTACGAATACGGAAAAATTGCCGGGGAAGGTCCGTACCGGGTCGGCCTGAAGATGAAGGACGGATGGATTTACGGGGAAGGCTTGACCCATTACGAGTTGGACGAAAGGGGCAGGCTTTTGATGGCGGGGCATGACGACAAAGGACGGCTTGCCGTCGCCTTGGAACTGAGCCCCGAACCCTTTGAGATTTAG
- the pdxK gene encoding pyridoxine/pyridoxal/pyridoxamine kinase: protein MAMLKVLTLAGSDSSGGAGIQADLKTFQEHGVYGMTALTTIVAMDPKEHWKHRVFPIDANTVEAQLETVLSVGIDAMKTAMLGSVEIVELAARKIDEYQLTNVVVDPVMVCKGEDEVLLPETVDASRELLLPRALVTTPNLFEAWQLSKTGPIKTVDDMKKAAEKIIALGAKNVVIKGGKQLAHDKAVDLFYDGKQFVLLETEKIDTTYNHGAGCTFAAAITANLAKGESVLDAVFHAKEFVTAAIAHGWKLNQYVGPVMHGAYNLYKGKTPEVRLVKE, encoded by the coding sequence ATGGCAATGTTGAAAGTATTGACCTTGGCCGGTTCCGATTCGAGCGGGGGAGCGGGCATTCAAGCGGACTTAAAAACCTTCCAGGAACACGGCGTCTACGGAATGACCGCCCTTACGACGATCGTTGCCATGGATCCGAAAGAACATTGGAAACATCGGGTTTTCCCGATTGATGCGAATACTGTCGAAGCCCAATTGGAAACGGTGTTATCCGTTGGGATCGATGCGATGAAAACGGCCATGCTCGGTTCCGTGGAAATAGTCGAGCTGGCGGCCCGGAAAATCGACGAATATCAATTGACGAATGTCGTTGTGGATCCCGTCATGGTCTGCAAAGGGGAGGATGAAGTGCTGCTCCCCGAAACGGTGGACGCATCGAGGGAACTTCTCCTGCCCCGGGCGCTCGTCACCACGCCGAACCTCTTTGAAGCATGGCAGCTGTCCAAAACCGGACCGATCAAAACGGTGGACGACATGAAAAAAGCGGCGGAAAAAATCATCGCGCTGGGAGCGAAAAACGTCGTCATCAAAGGCGGAAAACAACTGGCCCACGACAAGGCGGTCGATCTGTTCTACGACGGGAAACAGTTCGTCCTCCTGGAAACGGAAAAGATCGACACGACTTACAACCACGGGGCGGGCTGCACCTTCGCGGCGGCCATCACCGCCAACCTGGCGAAGGGCGAATCGGTGCTCGACGCCGTCTTCCATGCCAAGGAATTTGTCACGGCGGCCATCGCCCACGGCTGGAAGCTGAACCAATACGTCGGCCCCGTCATGCACGGCGCTTACAACCTTTACAAAGGAAAGACGCCGGAAGTCCGATTGGTTAAAGAATGA
- a CDS encoding AraC family transcriptional regulator encodes MEKKIQEALLRQFFKERMKNRQNGYLHPSYALERKMMEAIKRGNTESALQALNEINNLQRAKLADHPIRSLKNSLICSCTLFTRAIIQGGVHPEIAYNLSDVMIQEIERLDSKEELENFEYSMICTFIDTLKKEAMPVYHSIVQRAIEFIHDHILQDLSLKIIAEKLYVHPSYLSNRFKQETGLTITDYINRKRLEESKFFLIHSELPIAEISHLFRFCNQSYYTRLFKKIFGMTPKKFRELAYEESFWSAPAAGGRETAKEFH; translated from the coding sequence ATGGAGAAGAAAATCCAGGAAGCCTTGCTCCGCCAATTTTTCAAGGAGCGGATGAAAAACCGGCAAAACGGATATTTGCACCCCTCCTACGCCTTGGAAAGAAAGATGATGGAAGCGATCAAAAGGGGCAATACGGAAAGCGCCTTGCAGGCGCTGAATGAAATAAACAACCTGCAGCGGGCCAAGTTGGCGGATCACCCGATCCGTTCCCTGAAAAACTCCCTGATCTGCTCCTGCACCCTGTTTACGCGGGCGATCATCCAAGGCGGGGTGCATCCGGAAATCGCCTATAATTTGAGCGACGTGATGATCCAGGAGATCGAAAGGCTCGATTCGAAAGAAGAACTGGAAAATTTCGAGTACAGCATGATTTGCACGTTCATCGATACGCTGAAGAAAGAGGCGATGCCCGTCTACCACTCCATCGTCCAGCGGGCCATCGAGTTCATCCACGACCACATTCTTCAGGACCTCTCCCTGAAGATCATCGCCGAAAAACTGTATGTCCATCCGAGCTATTTGTCGAACCGGTTCAAGCAGGAAACCGGGTTGACGATCACCGATTACATCAACCGGAAGCGGCTCGAGGAATCTAAATTTTTCCTGATCCATTCGGAGCTTCCGATCGCCGAAATCTCCCATTTGTTCCGCTTTTGCAACCAAAGCTATTACACGCGCCTGTTCAAAAAAATTTTTGGCATGACGCCGAAAAAATTCCGGGAACTCGCTTACGAAGAAAGTTTCTGGAGCGCCCCCGCCGCCGGCGGGCGGGAAACCGCCAAGGAATTCCATTAA